TCGAACGTGCAAACCATACGCTTGTCGTAACGCTCGCCGTTCCCGTTTACGATGCGAATAACCGCATTTGCGGGGTTTTGTCCGCCGATATTCCCGGTCTCCAGCTGCGCGAAAATGTTAAAGATATCGTAATCGGAAAAACGGGAAACTGCTATATTATAGGGCCGACGGGTACGTCGATTGCGGACGTGGATGCCGAACTGGTACTGACTATGTCCAATGCCTTTGAAGAATCAAAAACCGATCCTTCCATGGTTTCAATCGGCACGTTTGAACATAATGCCATAGCATCGAATGTCCCTGTTATCGGTTCGTATACATACGAAGGCGTTTCGAAAGTTGCAGCTGCGGCAAAGATGCGTTCGGCCGATTGGACGGTCGTCATCAACGCTCCCTACGGCGAATTCATGGACGAAGTGAAAAATCTCAGCATTTCGCTGTTTGTCATCGGTATTCTCATCTTAATTGCGGTCTTTGTCATCGTCTATTTTATCACCACGCAGATGGTAAAGCCGGTTCGTCTTGCGACAAGCGCTTTGAAAGATATTGCACAGGGTGAGGGCGATTTGACCGTGCGTCTTCCGGAAAACGGGAACGACGAAGTGACCGATGTCTGCGAATATTTTAATAAAACGATCGAAAAAATCGCCGCGTCCATACGCACCGTCGATAAAAACAGCTATACGATGACCGACATAGGAAACGACCTTGCGTCGAATACGACACAAACCGCGAGTTCCGTTCATCAAATCAGCGCAAATATCGAAGGCGTCAAAGAGCAGGCGATGACGCAAAGTACAAGCGTTACCGAAACTTCGGCGACTATCGAAGAGATTATCCGCACGATCAGACAGCTGAACAACAGCATTCAAAATCAGGCGGCAAGCGTTACGCAATCGTCGGCTTCCGTCGAAGAGATGGTTTCGAATATCATGGCTGTCGGTCATACGCTTGACAAAGCCGATGAAGCGATCAAAAAACTTGCATCTGCGACCGATGAAGGCAAAAATACGCTTATAACTGCAAACGAAGTTGCACAGAAAATTACCGAAGAATCGGGTTCTCTTATGGAAGCGTCGAGCGTTATCCAGCGTATCGCAAGTCAAACGAACCTTCTCGCCATGAACGCCGCAATCGAAGCCGCTCACGCCGGCGAAGCGGGTAAAGGTTTTGCCGTCGTTGCCGACGAAATCCGTAAACTCGCCGAAGATTCCGCGACGCAGGGTAAATCGATTACATCGACGTTGAAAGCGCTTTCCGCCGAAATCGAAACGCTTTCGGTTTCTTCCGGAACCGTCGGAGAAAATTTCACCGCAATTTTCAATCTCACCGAACAGGTAAAAGAGATGAGCGGCCGCCTTACCGAAGCGATGAAAGAACAGGAAAACGGCAGTAAAGAGGTGCTCTCCGCGATGAGAGACATCAATTCGGTAACGACGGAAGTACAGACGGGTTCTGAAGAAATGCTTAAGGGCGGCGAGAGCGTTGCGCGGGAAATGCGCAGGCTCGACGATCTGACGCGCATCATCACCGACAGTATGAATGAAATGGCGTCGGGTGCGGCTGAAATCAATAAATCCGTTCAAGAAGTGAACACGTTGACGCAAAAGAATAAATACAGTATCGACAATTTGGCCGCTGAAGTGAGAAAGTTCAAGATATAAACGCGGCGAATAATCGGCGATCGATCGTGCAAGCAACCCCCGCTTTGTCCATAAAGCGTTAATACTGATTTTTTCAAGTGCCGTTGCCCGAAAACGGAAGTTTTTGGGCGGTTTTTTTCTATGCGGTATTTGAAATTGCATTTGTACGGCCGAAAACGGCAGGACAATAAAGAATTTGTGTCAAAACGATGCGATTTCAACGCGTTTTTATGAGGGTGAGTAGATTTGACATAAATTTACTCAAAATCCGGGCGAAAGTCAAGAAAAATCGAATCGCAATCGGCGGCGCAAAAAATCATCGATTTTTTATTTTATTGTATTATAATGAAATATAAATAATGCGCAGATCTAACAGAATATTATCGTAACGATTTTCCTTCGGCGGCATTTGTTGGCATAGATATTGCAATAATTTACGTATACGGTTTGTGCCGGCTTGGAGGTTTACCTATGACAAACGACGAAAACATCCTTTCAATGTATTTGAAAGATATCAATAAAGTTTCTTTGCTTTCTCGCGACGAGGAAACCGATTTGGCGCTGAAAGCGAAAGCGGGCGACAAGGCGGCAAAAGACAAAATCGTCAACGCGAATCTGCGCTTTGTCGTCAACGTCGCGAAAAAGTATCAAAATCACGGACTCGATTTGCCCGATTTGATCAGCGAAGGCAATATCGGCCTTTTGACGGCGGTCGACAGGTTCGACGTATCGAAGGGCTATCACTTTATTTCATACGCGGTGTGGTGGATCCGTCAGGCGATTTTAAAAGCGATCTGCGAAAAGAGCCGCGCCATTCGGCTGCCGCTCAACCGCGCGAACGAACTCGTTCAGATCGAACACGCGCGAAAGCTTATGACGGGCGATAAAACCGAAGAACAGGAATTCGCCGAAGTTGCGCGTATGTTGAAGATGGACAAGCAGCACGTGCGTGAAATGGTGAACATTTCCCGCGATATGATTTCCCTCGACGCGCAGGTCGCTTCGAGCGACAACGACCGCACGTCCGTCAGCGATTTTATCGAAGACGAGCGCTACGACAATCCCGACGAAGAAGCGATTTCGAATGCGATGAAGCGCGATATCGGAAAAGTGTTGAACACGCTGAAACCGAACGAAGCGAAAGTACTGTCGCTGCGCTACGGGCTGAACGGCACCCGCCCGATGTCGCTTAAAGAAGTCGGCGATACGTGCAATCTTACCAAAGAGCGCATCCGTCAAATCGAAAAGCACGCTATCGTGCGCATGCGCCATCCGAGACGTATGCAGCGTCTCGAAGCTTACATCGCATAGGCGTTTTGCCTGAATCGTGCCGGCGTTTCGTTCGATGCGCGGCCGGCATTTTTCCCGCTTGCACGGTAAGCTTAAGGCGTCAGCGCAAAACGCTTCGCATATATTCGAACGCGTCCTTTCTCGCTTCGACGAGGATTTTCCCGTCGCGGCGGATGTCCGCGATGCCGAGTTCGAGCTCTCCCGATTGTGCGGTTCCGGTCACTTCGCCGGGGCCGCGCAGTTTTAAATCCTGCTCCGCAATAAAAAATCCGTCGGTGCTTTCGCGCAGAACTTTCATCCGCTCGATCCCCGTTTCCGTGATGTTTTTTCCGTAGATCAAAAAGCAATACGACTGGGCATTTCCGCGTCCGACTCTGCCCCTCAGCTGGTGCAGCTGCGCGAGTCCGAAGCGGTCGGCCTGTTCGATGACGATGCACGTCGCATTCGGTACGTCCACTCCGACTTCGATGACGGTCGTCGCGGCGAGCACTTGTATGCGCCCGCTTTGAAAATCGTGGAGAATGCGCACTTGTTCGTCTTCATCGACGCGCGAATGGATGAGCGCGCAGGAAAATTCCGGATACACGCGCTCGGATAAAAACGCGAACATCTCTTCCGCCGCCTTTGCCGCGGATTTTTCTTTCCCATACAAAAGCGGAAACTGCGCGTTCCGCGTCCGCTTTGCGCCTGCTGCCTCCGCCCCCGATCCCACATGCGCCGCTTCGGCGGATTCCGTGTCGTCGCCGTTTTCGTCTTCTCCGTCCGTTTGCCGGCCGTCGCCTTCTATTGCGGGATAGACGAAATACGCCTGATGTCCCGCTTCGAGTTCTTTACGCACCGCTTCGTACGCGTTCGCTTCGTTTCCTTCCCGCACGAGATAGGTTTTCACCGCCTTTCTTCCTTCGGGCTGCGTGCGCAAAAGCGAAACGTCCAAGTCGCCGAAAGCGGTGAGTGCGAGCGTCTGCGGAATCGGCGTTGCGCTCATCATCAAAAGATGGAGCGTGTAGGACGAAGTACCTGCAATCTTTCTGCCTTTTTCGATTATCGCCTGACGCTGCAAAACACCGAAGCGGTGCTGTTCGTCTATGACGGCGAGCTCGAGGTCGTTGTATTGCACGGCTTCGGAAAAAAGCGCGTGCGTACCGATTACGATGTCGATATTGCCCGCTTTAAGCTGTTTTAACAATTCCGCCCTGCCGCCCGCTTTTACGTTTCCGGTGAGAAATGCGACGCGTATGCCGATCGGCGCGAGCATGCGCGAAGCGTTTTCCGCGTGCTGCCTGGCGAGCAGTTCCGTCGGAGCCATAAACGCACACTGTCCTTTCCAGCTGATGACGCGGAGACATGCGAAAAAAGCGGCGAGCGTTTTGCCCGAGCCGACGTCTCCCTGCAAAAGCCGCGCCATCGTAAACACCGGAGGCCGCTCGTTTTCAGCGCGTTCGGTTTTTATGCCTGTTTTTCCGTCGTCCGTATGTTCAGGACTTGCGTTTCTCGTACATTCCGCCGGATCCTTTTTTTCATCGTTTGCGACGAGTTCGCGCTCCCGATAGCCCCTGTCGAGGTCGTCATCCATTTCCATGACGACGTTCATCTGATCGAGCGTGAGACGGAACGGGAGGCGGTCGTAAAGCGCTCTTTGGAGCGGAGAAAGCGAATCGATGAATATCTGCCGTGTCGCGTCGTATACGCCGCCGTCTGCACCGTCGTGTGCGCCGCTTTGGGCGACGGCACCTTGCGATCTTCCGTTCGCCGCGCCGCTTTCATCCGTGCCGGCGGCAGGGCTTTTGCCGCCTCCGCTTTTCGCTCCGCGCTCTTCCGTACTTTCAAACGGAGAGAGCGAAAGCGATGCGTCGGGGACTGTGCCCCTGTGTTCCCACGCGCGCTTTGCTATGACGCATTGAAAATGAAAGAGCTCTTCGTAGATGAGCGTTCGCCGCGCTTTTTCGGCCTGCAAAAGGCTTTCGGGCGCGTGCACCGCCCGGATCGCATCGCGCTTTGAAAGGAGTTTGTGTTTTTCCATGATGTAATCGGGCAGTTCATTTTCGATTCCCGCGCTGTATTCTCGAAGAGCGGCGAAGATCGTTTTCCGTACGTTTTTTTGATTGAGTCCTTCGGTGAGCGGATAGACGGGGAGGACGCGGGAGTCGGGAAGCGTCATCTTTTCATAATCGGCAAGATCGCCGCTTTCGCTCAATTTAATAATTTCGAATGAAGTGCTTTGGAGTTTGCCGTATTTTATATCGAAGGCGCCCGTTACGGATATGATCGTTCCGACGGGAAACTGTTTTTCCAAAAACGGCCGATTGAAGGCGACGAGTTCCGCTTCCGCTTCTCCGTCACAGATGATGAGCTTCAGCGTTTTCATCCTGCCGTAGCCGAACCATTCGTGGGAAGTGACGATGGCGGCGCAGTGCACTTTCGATGAGCGGAATGCGGAAAGCCCTATACGTTTCGTGCGGTCGTCGTATTGTTTCGGATACAGCGTGAGCAAATCGGCTACGGAAAATACGTTGAGCTTTGCGAACAGCTTTGCCGCCGCCGGCCCGACGCCCGGAAGAGTCGTTATCGAATTGCGTATATCGCCGAGTTTCATTATTTAAAACGGCAGCTGCTGTACGATTTTTATAAGCCATTTGAAAAGGTAATGGCCGCCCGCGAGAGCTCCGATCATGACGGCGATCGTGATGCCGAGAGAGGTTTTATAGCCGACGAATTTGTTTCCCGTAAATATGCGGGAGATGCGGTGTACAAAGGGTTCGAGCGCGTAATCGAGCTGCGACCAAAGCGAGCCGTAGTAGTTCGCCCGCTTTTGCGAAAGGATGACGATAAATCTGATGACGAGCAAAACGAGCAAAAACAATGCGAGCGAATTGACGATAGACCATGCCATACCGATGATGATCGCGAGAACGGCACCGAAATATATGCGCCCCGTCATCAAAATATTCTGTAAAATATACGAAAGCGCATACAAAAGTCCGATCGAAACG
This Treponema socranskii subsp. buccale DNA region includes the following protein-coding sequences:
- a CDS encoding methyl-accepting chemotaxis protein, which produces MEKNTAFLKKNINSATGKKLFSIRKKVIIVFGSLIAAAILIESVLVIGLARRAVIEKLEAHLRDKAVDTAEIIDGRINTHFQFLEGIARIPVLYDSSYSYAQRVALLKSEAAQNASIRELDISDTRGTFYYDGGTVQVADRKWFQTALSGKNFISEPYIERANHTLVVTLAVPVYDANNRICGVLSADIPGLQLRENVKDIVIGKTGNCYIIGPTGTSIADVDAELVLTMSNAFEESKTDPSMVSIGTFEHNAIASNVPVIGSYTYEGVSKVAAAAKMRSADWTVVINAPYGEFMDEVKNLSISLFVIGILILIAVFVIVYFITTQMVKPVRLATSALKDIAQGEGDLTVRLPENGNDEVTDVCEYFNKTIEKIAASIRTVDKNSYTMTDIGNDLASNTTQTASSVHQISANIEGVKEQAMTQSTSVTETSATIEEIIRTIRQLNNSIQNQAASVTQSSASVEEMVSNIMAVGHTLDKADEAIKKLASATDEGKNTLITANEVAQKITEESGSLMEASSVIQRIASQTNLLAMNAAIEAAHAGEAGKGFAVVADEIRKLAEDSATQGKSITSTLKALSAEIETLSVSSGTVGENFTAIFNLTEQVKEMSGRLTEAMKEQENGSKEVLSAMRDINSVTTEVQTGSEEMLKGGESVAREMRRLDDLTRIITDSMNEMASGAAEINKSVQEVNTLTQKNKYSIDNLAAEVRKFKI
- a CDS encoding sigma-70 family RNA polymerase sigma factor, coding for MTNDENILSMYLKDINKVSLLSRDEETDLALKAKAGDKAAKDKIVNANLRFVVNVAKKYQNHGLDLPDLISEGNIGLLTAVDRFDVSKGYHFISYAVWWIRQAILKAICEKSRAIRLPLNRANELVQIEHARKLMTGDKTEEQEFAEVARMLKMDKQHVREMVNISRDMISLDAQVASSDNDRTSVSDFIEDERYDNPDEEAISNAMKRDIGKVLNTLKPNEAKVLSLRYGLNGTRPMSLKEVGDTCNLTKERIRQIEKHAIVRMRHPRRMQRLEAYIA
- a CDS encoding ATP-dependent DNA helicase RecG — protein: MKLGDIRNSITTLPGVGPAAAKLFAKLNVFSVADLLTLYPKQYDDRTKRIGLSAFRSSKVHCAAIVTSHEWFGYGRMKTLKLIICDGEAEAELVAFNRPFLEKQFPVGTIISVTGAFDIKYGKLQSTSFEIIKLSESGDLADYEKMTLPDSRVLPVYPLTEGLNQKNVRKTIFAALREYSAGIENELPDYIMEKHKLLSKRDAIRAVHAPESLLQAEKARRTLIYEELFHFQCVIAKRAWEHRGTVPDASLSLSPFESTEERGAKSGGGKSPAAGTDESGAANGRSQGAVAQSGAHDGADGGVYDATRQIFIDSLSPLQRALYDRLPFRLTLDQMNVVMEMDDDLDRGYRERELVANDEKKDPAECTRNASPEHTDDGKTGIKTERAENERPPVFTMARLLQGDVGSGKTLAAFFACLRVISWKGQCAFMAPTELLARQHAENASRMLAPIGIRVAFLTGNVKAGGRAELLKQLKAGNIDIVIGTHALFSEAVQYNDLELAVIDEQHRFGVLQRQAIIEKGRKIAGTSSYTLHLLMMSATPIPQTLALTAFGDLDVSLLRTQPEGRKAVKTYLVREGNEANAYEAVRKELEAGHQAYFVYPAIEGDGRQTDGEDENGDDTESAEAAHVGSGAEAAGAKRTRNAQFPLLYGKEKSAAKAAEEMFAFLSERVYPEFSCALIHSRVDEDEQVRILHDFQSGRIQVLAATTVIEVGVDVPNATCIVIEQADRFGLAQLHQLRGRVGRGNAQSYCFLIYGKNITETGIERMKVLRESTDGFFIAEQDLKLRGPGEVTGTAQSGELELGIADIRRDGKILVEARKDAFEYMRSVLR
- a CDS encoding YggT family protein, translating into MVRYVIATLIRLINIYSFLCFIRIILTWIPGAQYSAPGRILSALCDPFLNIFRGTRWMQIGSLDFSPAVSIGLLYALSYILQNILMTGRIYFGAVLAIIIGMAWSIVNSLALFLLVLLVIRFIVILSQKRANYYGSLWSQLDYALEPFVHRISRIFTGNKFVGYKTSLGITIAVMIGALAGGHYLFKWLIKIVQQLPF